In Clostridia bacterium, the genomic window GACCAAAAGGTGAAGCCGCGAAGAAGTTTTTGTACCTCTACTTAGGGGATCCTTCGACACGAAGCCTATTGCTTCGGCTCAGGATGACGTACTATTCACGTTAGGCGCAACTCTACTTCGCGGCGAACAATGGGGCGAGGCTGGACGATGCGCCGTCTTGCAATCGAACGCGGGGAGCGCAGCGACCAATCTATACGCAGTATAGATACCATTCGTAAGAATGGGCGTTCGTATGGTTGTATAATTAAAAAATTGTGGAATGCAGTATACGATTAGCATATATCAGTAAAGGGAGAAAAGATGATTGCCATAAGAAATTTTGTTAATGCATTTAGTATAAGCAAACGCAAAATGGTTTTGCGTAATATAGTGTTACGTATATTTTTCATATTTTGAAGTGGATATGAAAAGAATCATTCTTGTATTATTGTTATCGATTATTATCTTCATCCTTTGTGCCTGTGCAGAAACACTTTCACCGCTAACTGAAAGTCGAATCGAAGGAGACATTCCCGATTCCACTACAAACAAAGCGAATATATCAATAGTATTACTATGCAGATATGAAAAACAATATGTATTGAGCGAACCAATCTATATCGATTTGGGGTACGGAACGCGCGTAACGAAAGAACAAATGGAATTATATCCACTCGACACGCCCGACCCAAACCCGACACCTATCCTATGTACAAGTGTAGAAAGTTTGCCCGATAATCAAGCCGGAACTACAATCATGGTTGATCTCAAAAAGGATAGTCCGAATGTTGTGATTCTTTGTACAATTAAAGACTTTACGGCGGAAAACTATCCGTATATTGAAACCATTGATGAGATTGTACCCACAAAAGTCGAATTGCCCAAATCGCTTATTCAAGGGAAAGAAGGTTGCATACTCGCTAAATTAAATCATTATGGCGTCAACGCCGGCTTTGCTATTTATTATAAAATAAAGAACAATACAATATTTTTTGATAATCTTCCAATCAAGGAGATATGAGGAAGTTCGCCTATGGCGAGTTATGGAATAATTAAAAAAGAAACCCTCGATGGAAAAATCGAGGGTTTTTTGTCTGACGGAAACAAGTTGTCTGTGGGATCAGTCGTCGTCGGTGGAGTCGTCCCAGACCTCTTCGTCGTCGGTGAAGGCGTCGGCGGTATCGTCAATCTCCGCCTCGTCGGTATCGGCTTCGTCTGAAGGCTCGTCGGTATCGTCGGCAAAGTCGGCGTCCTCAATATCGTCGGCATCATCGGCTTCCGCTTCGTCCGCCGCGACCTCGTCGTAGTCGGTGTCGTCGTAGCCGCCGTCCTCGCCCGCGCCCACGGGGGCTTCGTCCTCGTCGTAATCGTCATTGTCGGCGTCAATCGGGGCGACCGTGTCGAGGGGCGTTTCGTTGTAGGCGTCCGAGCCCAACTCGTCGTCCTTCTCGCGGAAAAGCATTTCCTCGCGCTCGGCCTCGATATGTAAGATCTTGATGCGCTCCTCGATCTCCTTTTTGGAGGGCAGGCTGCGCAGGCTCTTGAGCTCGAAGCGCTCCAAGAAGTTTTGGGTGGTGCCGTAGAGTTTCGGCCGGCCCAACGTGTCCTTGCGCCCCTTGACCTCGATGAGGTTGGCCTCGCACAGCGCGCCGATGGCATAGTCGCAGTTGCGATTCTCGCGGATCTGCTCCACCTCGGCCTTGGTGATGGGCTGTTGGTAGGCGATGATGGCCAACACTTCCAGCAAGGCCGTGGACAACTCCTTTTGCTTCTTGCGTTTCAATGCGTCCGCCAACTGCTCGCCGATGGACGTGTGCGTGACGAAGGAAAGCACCTTGCCGAAGTTGTAGAGAACGACGCCCGAAGTGCCGTCGTCGGGATATTTGCGCTGTAACTCGGCGATGATTTCGTCCAGGTCGCGCTTGTCCAACGCGGGTATCTTCTCCAAAACGAACTTGTGCTCCACGCCGCTCTTGCCGGCCGCGAATATCATGCCTTCTACCAATACTGTGTACGGATTCATACCTTCTCCTTATTTGTTGCCTTTCTTGGCCTTGGCGGACTCGTCCTCGTCGTAGAGGTACGCCTCGCCGCCTACAATGTCTTCATACGTGATTTGGTCGGCGC contains:
- the scpB gene encoding SMC-Scp complex subunit ScpB, which translates into the protein MNPYTVLVEGMIFAAGKSGVEHKFVLEKIPALDKRDLDEIIAELQRKYPDDGTSGVVLYNFGKVLSFVTHTSIGEQLADALKRKKQKELSTALLEVLAIIAYQQPITKAEVEQIRENRNCDYAIGALCEANLIEVKGRKDTLGRPKLYGTTQNFLERFELKSLRSLPSKKEIEERIKILHIEAEREEMLFREKDDELGSDAYNETPLDTVAPIDADNDDYDEDEAPVGAGEDGGYDDTDYDEVAADEAEADDADDIEDADFADDTDEPSDEADTDEAEIDDTADAFTDDEEVWDDSTDDD